One genomic region from Bubalus kerabau isolate K-KA32 ecotype Philippines breed swamp buffalo chromosome 7, PCC_UOA_SB_1v2, whole genome shotgun sequence encodes:
- the GRSF1 gene encoding G-rich sequence factor 1 isoform X2, protein MESKTTYLEDLPPLPEYELPPSKLGEEVDDVYLIRAQGLPWSCTVEDVLSFFSDCRIRNGENGIHFLLNRDGKRRGDALIEMESEQDVQKALEKHRMYMGQRYVEVYEINNEDVDALMKSLHVKSAPVVNDGVVRLRGLPYSCNEKDIVDFFAGLNIVDITFVMDYRGRRKTGEAYVQFEEPEMASQALLKHREEIGNRYIEIFPSRRNEVRTHVGSHKGKKISSSPSAKYITEPEMVFEEHEVNEDIRPMTAFESEKEIELPKEMSEKIPEAVDFGTTSSLHFVHMRGLPFQANAQDIINFFAPLKPVRITMEYSSSGKATGEADVHFDTHEDAVAAMLKDRSHVHHRYIELFLNSCPKGK, encoded by the exons GAATCCAAAACTACCTACCTGGAGGATCTTCCACCTCTCCCTGAGTATGAATTGCCTCCGTCCAAGTTGGGAGAGGAAGTGGATGATGTTTATCTCATTCGAGCTCAAGGATTGCCATGGTCTTGCACTGTAGAAGATGTGCTTAGCTTTTTCTCAG ACTGCAGAATTCGCAATGGTGAGAATGGAATTCACTTCCTCTTAAATAGAGATGGGAAACGAAGGGGTGATGCCTTAATTGAAATGGAGTCCGAGCAGGATGTGCAAAAAGCCTTAGAAAAACACCGCATGTACATGGGGCAGCGGTATGTGGAAG tctATGAGATAAACAATGAAGATGTGGATGCCTTAATGAAGAGCCTGCATGTCAAATCTGCACCTGTGGTAAATGATGGAGTGGTTCGCTTGAGAGGACTTCCTTATAGTTGCAACGAGAAAGACATCGTAGATTTCTTTGCAG GACTGAATATAGTAGACATTACTTTTGTCATGGATTATAGAGGGAGAAGAAAAACAGGAGAAGCCTATGTGCAGTTTGAGGAACCAGAAATGGCCAGCCAAGCCCTTTTGAAACACAGGGAAGAAATTGGCAACCG ATATATAGAGATATTTCCAAGCAGAAGGAATGAAGTTCGAACACACGTTGGTTctcataagggaaaaaaaatatcatcTTCTCCCAGTGCTAAATATATAACTGAGCCAGAAATGGTCTTTGAAGAGCATGAAGTAAATGAGGATATCCGACCCATGACAGCTTTTGAAAGTGAGAAGGAAATAG AATTGCCTAAGGAGATGTCAGAAAAGATTCCAGAGGCTGTTGATTTTGGAACTACGTCTTCACTACATTTTGTCCATATGAGAGGATTGCCTTTCCAAGCCAATGCCCAAGACATTATAAAT ttttttgcTCCATTGAAGCCTGTTAGAATCACCATGGAATACAGTTCCAGTGGGAAGGCCACTGGAGAAGCTGATGTGCACTTCGATACCCATGAGGATGCTGTTGCAGCTATGCTCAAGGATCGGTCCCATGTTC ATCATAGGTATATTGAATTGTTCCTGAATTCATGTccgaaaggaaaataa